A single window of Rhizobium indicum DNA harbors:
- a CDS encoding ANTAR domain-containing response regulator: MTHLDLTILVIDENAIRASIIEEGLREAGHTRVTVVHEVNGIARIIETLMPDVIIIDIENPNRDMMEHLFQLTRTVSRPIAMFVDRSDTASIEAAVDAGVSAYIVDGLKKERVKPILDMAVSRFNAFSRLRRELADARSALEERKLIERAKGILMKMRGLSEEEAFALLRQTAMNEKKKMSEIAQSVVTAAGLLM; encoded by the coding sequence ATGACGCATCTCGATCTGACAATTCTGGTGATCGACGAAAATGCCATTCGCGCCTCCATCATCGAAGAAGGCCTGCGCGAGGCAGGGCATACGCGCGTCACCGTCGTGCATGAGGTCAATGGCATCGCGCGAATCATCGAAACGCTGATGCCCGATGTGATCATCATCGATATCGAAAATCCCAACCGCGACATGATGGAGCACCTGTTCCAGTTGACGCGTACGGTCAGCCGCCCGATCGCCATGTTCGTCGATCGGTCCGACACGGCCTCGATCGAGGCAGCTGTCGATGCCGGCGTCTCGGCCTATATCGTCGACGGCTTGAAGAAGGAACGCGTCAAACCAATCCTCGACATGGCCGTCAGCCGCTTCAATGCCTTCAGCCGGCTGCGGCGGGAGCTTGCCGATGCCCGCTCCGCGCTGGAGGAACGCAAGCTCATCGAGCGCGCCAAAGGCATATTGATGAAGATGCGCGGCCTGTCGGAGGAAGAGGCTTTCGCCCTGCTGCGCCAGACAGCGATGAACGAAAAGAAGAAGATGTCGGAAATCGCCCAGAGCGTCGTCACTGCCGCGGGGCTGTTGATGTAA
- a CDS encoding CmpA/NrtA family ABC transporter substrate-binding protein, whose product MDMMTKIANSGGELPSPVRVNTEGPKVLRAGFIPLVDASVLIAAAEFGFARKEGLTLELVKDVSWANVRDRLAFRQFDIAHMLSPMPVASMLGLGSNPSPTITPFSLGRGGNAITLSTRLFDRMRDDAGLPETASALDNAYALAKTLAAMKARGEPLPTFGVTYPFSSHNYEFRYWLAAGGIDPDKDVKLVVVPPSMTSDALAAGAIDGFCVGAPWNMVASERGVGRIVAAKQDIWPSAPEKVIGMRPDWAESHPETVSRLIVALDAAAQWCDRPENHDALAAALADPRYIAAPVEIIRRVLAGEFSLDAKGNRRIIADYFMFHSGFANYPRPSHALWIYSQMIRWGQAEISLNMARAAASAYRPDLYRTALGDPNAPEDADIRIEGSDEGDRFMDGHVFDPARLPDYVAGFAVKSALAFVCDDEV is encoded by the coding sequence GTGGATATGATGACGAAGATCGCCAATTCTGGCGGCGAGCTGCCCTCGCCCGTGCGCGTGAACACCGAAGGACCGAAAGTGCTGCGGGCCGGCTTCATTCCGCTCGTCGATGCATCGGTGCTGATTGCGGCGGCGGAATTCGGCTTCGCGCGGAAGGAAGGGTTGACGCTCGAGCTGGTCAAGGACGTCTCCTGGGCGAATGTGCGCGACCGCCTGGCATTCCGTCAGTTCGATATCGCCCACATGCTGTCGCCGATGCCCGTTGCCTCCATGCTTGGTCTCGGCTCCAATCCCTCGCCGACGATCACGCCGTTTTCGCTGGGGCGCGGCGGCAACGCGATCACTCTGTCGACGCGGCTCTTCGACAGGATGCGGGATGACGCAGGATTGCCGGAAACGGCAAGCGCGCTCGACAATGCCTATGCACTGGCAAAAACATTGGCGGCGATGAAGGCCCGCGGCGAGCCGCTGCCAACCTTCGGCGTCACCTACCCCTTCTCCTCGCACAATTACGAATTCCGCTACTGGCTAGCGGCCGGAGGCATCGATCCCGACAAGGATGTCAAGCTCGTCGTCGTGCCGCCGTCCATGACTTCGGATGCGCTGGCAGCCGGTGCGATCGACGGCTTCTGCGTCGGCGCGCCGTGGAACATGGTCGCTTCGGAGCGCGGCGTCGGCCGCATCGTCGCCGCCAAACAGGATATCTGGCCGTCGGCACCGGAAAAGGTGATCGGCATGCGGCCGGACTGGGCGGAAAGCCATCCGGAAACCGTATCCCGGCTGATCGTGGCCCTCGACGCGGCAGCCCAGTGGTGCGATCGGCCGGAAAATCACGACGCGCTGGCGGCAGCTCTTGCCGACCCGCGCTATATCGCCGCCCCCGTCGAGATCATTCGCCGCGTGCTCGCCGGCGAATTCAGCCTCGACGCAAAGGGCAACCGCCGCATCATCGCCGATTATTTCATGTTCCATTCCGGCTTCGCCAATTATCCCCGGCCAAGCCATGCTCTTTGGATCTACAGCCAGATGATCCGCTGGGGACAGGCCGAGATCAGTCTTAACATGGCAAGGGCCGCAGCATCCGCTTACCGCCCGGATCTCTATCGCACGGCTCTCGGTGACCCCAACGCGCCTGAAGATGCCGATATCCGCATCGAAGGCAGTGACGAGGGCGACCGTTTCATGGACGGCCACGTCTTCGACCCGGCGAGGCTGCCGGACTATGTCGCAGGTTTTGCAGTCAAAAGCGCCCTCGCCTTCGTTTGCGACGACGAGGTTTAA
- a CDS encoding MFS transporter, with the protein MSVIEKSQSMSAGEPAKALWISTVAFTLCFAVWTIFAIIGIRIKQDLGLNEAEFGLLVGTPVLTGSLVRIVLGIWTGRYGGRLVYTLTMLAAALATFLLSYAQTYTQMLIAGLGVGLAGGSFAVGVAYVSPFFPAEKQGTALGIFGAGNVGAAVTKFAAPFVLLAWGWQAVAEIWAVCLALMAIVFWFTTTDDPAFRLRRERRAASKSFAQEFAPLQNVQVWRFSLYYFFAFGGFVALSLWLPRYLVGVYGFNLETAGMVAAAYSIPGSIFRAFGGVLSDKKGARSVMYTMLAVSAVATLILSLPAVSASGTGPAFGITPVIFIVVIFVLGFFMSLGKAAVYKHIPAYYPENVGAVGGVVGMMGGLGGFILPIAFGLLKDMTGLWSSCFLLLFAIVVISLIWMHLSVKQLSRQGHSAPMAAT; encoded by the coding sequence ATGTCTGTCATCGAGAAATCACAGTCCATGTCCGCCGGCGAACCAGCCAAGGCATTGTGGATCTCCACTGTAGCCTTCACCCTCTGTTTTGCCGTGTGGACGATCTTCGCGATCATCGGCATTCGCATCAAGCAGGATCTCGGCCTGAACGAGGCCGAGTTCGGATTGCTGGTCGGCACCCCCGTGCTCACCGGTTCGCTGGTGCGCATCGTTCTTGGCATCTGGACGGGGCGTTACGGCGGCCGTCTCGTTTACACGCTCACCATGCTGGCCGCCGCATTGGCGACCTTTCTGCTCTCCTACGCCCAGACCTATACGCAGATGCTGATCGCCGGCCTCGGCGTCGGCCTCGCTGGCGGCTCCTTTGCAGTCGGTGTCGCCTATGTCTCGCCTTTCTTCCCGGCGGAGAAGCAGGGAACCGCGCTCGGCATCTTCGGTGCCGGCAATGTCGGCGCGGCCGTGACCAAGTTCGCCGCTCCCTTCGTGCTGCTTGCATGGGGCTGGCAGGCGGTTGCGGAGATCTGGGCCGTCTGTCTGGCGCTGATGGCAATCGTCTTCTGGTTCACCACGACCGATGATCCGGCCTTTCGTCTGCGCCGCGAACGCCGCGCTGCCTCCAAGAGTTTCGCGCAGGAATTCGCGCCGCTGCAGAACGTTCAGGTCTGGCGCTTCTCGCTCTACTATTTCTTCGCCTTCGGAGGCTTCGTCGCCCTGTCGCTGTGGCTGCCGCGTTATCTGGTCGGCGTCTACGGCTTCAACCTGGAAACCGCCGGCATGGTCGCGGCCGCCTATTCCATCCCGGGCAGCATCTTCCGTGCCTTCGGCGGCGTGCTTTCGGATAAAAAGGGCGCGCGTAGCGTGATGTATACGATGCTTGCCGTGTCGGCCGTCGCCACTCTCATCCTTTCGCTGCCGGCTGTTTCTGCGTCCGGGACGGGTCCGGCGTTCGGCATCACCCCTGTCATCTTCATCGTCGTCATCTTCGTGCTCGGCTTCTTCATGAGCCTCGGCAAAGCCGCCGTCTACAAGCACATTCCGGCCTACTACCCCGAAAACGTCGGCGCAGTCGGCGGCGTCGTCGGGATGATGGGCGGCCTTGGCGGCTTCATCCTTCCGATTGCCTTTGGCCTCCTCAAAGACATGACCGGCCTTTGGTCCAGCTGTTTCCTGCTGCTCTTCGCGATCGTCGTAATCTCTCTCATCTGGATGCACCTGTCCGTAAAGCAACTGTCGCGCCAAGGGCATTCGGCGCCCATGGCTGCAACCTGA
- the nirB gene encoding nitrite reductase large subunit NirB, producing MTEKLVIIGNGMAPGRMLEHLFEQAPGRYEVTIFNAEPRVNYDRIMLSPVLSGEKDYEQIIIHGDGWYIKHGIMLYKGHKIVNIDRAAKTVTSDHGVTESYDKLVIATGSVPFIIPVPGKDLPGVITYRDLDDVQAMLLAAQSREKAVVIGGGLLGLEAAAGLAQRGMDVTVLHVMPTLMERQLDPAAGYLLQKAVEERGIKVICKANTKAIVGNGKVEGIELDDGRIIPATLVVMAVGIRPSVGLAKDAGLAVNRGIVVDAGMQTSDGNILALGECAEVGGMVYGLVAPLYEMARIAAAHLSGDRSPAFVHADTPTKLKVTGIELYSLGDFADGDDREEIVLRDASAGVYKRLVLKDNKIIGTVLYGETADGAWFNDLKKKATDISEMRETLIFGQAYQGGSPLDPMAAVAALPDDAEICGCNGVCKGKITSTISGKGLTSLDDVRAHTKASASCGSCTGLVEQLMALTLGDSYNPTAVQPMCTCTEFGHDDVRRLIKAKGLKSIPAVMQELEWKTSCGCAKCRPALNYYLVSDWPDEYADDYQSRFINERVHANIQKDGTYSVVPRMWGGVTNSNELRAIADVVDKFEIPMVKVTGGQRIDLLGIEKEDLPAVWADLGKAGFVSGQAYAKGLRTVKTCVGSDWCRFGTQDSTGLGIRIEKFMWGSWTPAKLKLAVSGCPRNCAEATCKDIGVICVDSGFEIHFAGAAGLDIKGTEVLGLVRTEDEALEYIVALTQMYREQARYLERIYKWAKRVGLEEIRRQIMGDAEKRKAYYERFVFSQKFAQVDPWSERVSGKDKHEFKPMATIGYPQAAE from the coding sequence ATGACCGAAAAACTCGTCATCATCGGCAATGGCATGGCGCCCGGGCGCATGCTGGAGCACCTCTTCGAGCAGGCGCCGGGACGCTATGAAGTTACGATCTTCAATGCCGAGCCGCGCGTCAATTACGACCGCATCATGCTGTCGCCGGTTCTCTCCGGAGAAAAGGACTACGAGCAGATCATCATTCACGGTGACGGCTGGTATATCAAGCACGGCATCATGCTCTACAAGGGCCACAAGATCGTCAACATCGATCGTGCCGCCAAGACCGTCACCTCCGACCACGGCGTCACCGAAAGCTACGACAAGCTGGTGATCGCAACCGGTTCCGTGCCTTTCATCATCCCTGTTCCCGGCAAGGATCTGCCCGGCGTCATCACCTATCGCGATCTCGACGACGTGCAGGCGATGCTGCTTGCCGCTCAGTCGCGCGAAAAGGCTGTCGTCATCGGCGGCGGCCTGCTTGGCCTGGAAGCGGCGGCCGGCCTTGCCCAGCGCGGCATGGACGTCACCGTCCTGCACGTCATGCCGACGCTGATGGAGCGCCAACTCGACCCCGCCGCCGGTTATCTGCTGCAGAAGGCGGTCGAAGAACGCGGCATCAAGGTCATCTGCAAGGCCAATACCAAGGCGATCGTCGGCAACGGCAAGGTCGAGGGCATAGAGCTTGACGACGGCCGCATCATCCCGGCAACGCTGGTCGTCATGGCCGTCGGCATTCGTCCCAGTGTCGGCCTGGCGAAGGACGCCGGCCTTGCGGTCAATCGCGGCATCGTCGTCGATGCCGGCATGCAGACCTCGGACGGCAATATTCTCGCGCTCGGCGAATGCGCCGAGGTGGGCGGCATGGTCTATGGCCTCGTTGCGCCGCTCTATGAAATGGCCCGTATCGCCGCCGCGCATCTCTCCGGCGATCGTTCGCCCGCCTTCGTTCACGCGGATACGCCGACCAAGCTCAAGGTCACCGGCATCGAGCTTTATTCACTCGGCGACTTCGCCGATGGCGACGACCGCGAGGAGATCGTGCTGCGCGATGCCAGCGCCGGCGTCTACAAGCGCCTGGTGCTCAAGGACAATAAGATCATCGGCACCGTGCTTTACGGCGAAACCGCCGATGGCGCCTGGTTCAATGACCTGAAGAAGAAGGCAACCGATATTTCGGAGATGCGCGAGACGCTGATCTTCGGACAAGCCTATCAGGGAGGGTCGCCGCTGGACCCTATGGCGGCCGTTGCAGCCTTGCCGGATGACGCGGAGATTTGTGGCTGCAACGGCGTATGCAAGGGCAAGATCACTTCGACGATTTCAGGCAAAGGGCTGACGTCGCTCGACGACGTACGCGCCCACACGAAGGCATCCGCCTCGTGCGGTTCCTGCACCGGCCTCGTCGAACAACTCATGGCGCTGACGCTCGGCGACAGCTACAATCCGACTGCGGTCCAGCCGATGTGCACCTGCACCGAATTCGGCCATGACGACGTTCGCCGGCTGATCAAGGCCAAGGGGCTGAAAAGCATCCCTGCCGTCATGCAGGAGCTCGAGTGGAAGACTTCGTGCGGCTGCGCCAAATGTCGGCCGGCGCTCAACTATTACCTGGTCAGCGACTGGCCGGACGAATATGCCGACGACTACCAGTCGCGTTTCATCAATGAGCGCGTGCATGCCAACATCCAGAAGGACGGCACCTATTCCGTCGTTCCGCGTATGTGGGGCGGTGTCACCAATTCGAACGAGCTGCGCGCCATCGCCGATGTCGTCGACAAGTTCGAGATCCCGATGGTGAAGGTCACCGGCGGCCAGCGCATCGACCTGCTCGGCATCGAGAAGGAAGACCTGCCCGCCGTCTGGGCCGATCTTGGCAAGGCCGGTTTCGTCTCCGGCCAGGCTTATGCCAAGGGCTTGCGCACGGTGAAGACCTGCGTCGGCTCTGACTGGTGTCGCTTCGGCACCCAGGATTCCACCGGTCTCGGCATCCGCATCGAAAAGTTCATGTGGGGCTCCTGGACGCCGGCCAAGCTGAAATTGGCCGTGTCCGGCTGCCCGCGCAACTGCGCGGAAGCAACCTGCAAGGACATCGGCGTGATCTGCGTGGATTCCGGTTTCGAAATCCATTTCGCCGGTGCGGCCGGTCTCGACATCAAGGGCACGGAGGTCCTCGGGCTTGTCCGGACCGAGGACGAGGCGCTGGAGTATATCGTGGCCCTGACGCAGATGTACCGTGAGCAGGCCCGTTACCTCGAGCGCATCTACAAATGGGCAAAGCGCGTCGGCCTGGAGGAAATCCGCCGCCAGATCATGGGTGATGCCGAAAAGCGCAAAGCCTATTACGAGCGCTTCGTCTTCAGCCAAAAATTTGCTCAGGTCGACCCCTGGTCGGAGCGTGTTTCCGGCAAGGACAAGCATGAGTTCAAGCCGATGGCGACGATCGGCTATCCACAGGCTGCTGAGTAA
- the nirD gene encoding nitrite reductase small subunit NirD yields the protein MDMNWIAIGDISDIPLRGARCVKTPQGKIAVFRTAENEVFAIEDHCPHKGGPLSQGIVHAKSVTCPLHNWVISLETGKALGADEGEVRTIQVLNEDGRLFIALESLMMAAE from the coding sequence ATGGACATGAACTGGATCGCAATCGGTGACATCTCCGACATCCCGCTGCGCGGGGCGCGCTGCGTGAAGACGCCGCAAGGCAAGATCGCCGTCTTCCGCACGGCCGAAAACGAGGTCTTCGCCATCGAGGATCACTGCCCGCACAAGGGCGGCCCGCTCTCCCAGGGCATCGTCCACGCCAAGTCAGTCACCTGCCCGCTGCACAACTGGGTTATCTCGCTGGAAACAGGCAAGGCGCTCGGCGCCGATGAAGGCGAGGTCCGGACGATCCAGGTGCTGAACGAAGACGGCAGGCTGTTCATTGCTCTGGAAAGCCTGATGATGGCGGCGGAATAG
- a CDS encoding nitrate reductase, with protein sequence MAAEVKTTCPYCGVGCGVIATVDQAGAVSVKGDPEHPSNFGRLCSKGSALAETIDLDGRLLYPEIEGKQSGWDEALDLVARRFSETIAEHGPDAVAFYVSGQLLTEDYYVANKLMKGFIGSGNIDTNSRLCMSSSVAGHRRAFGADTVPGTYEDIELADLVILTGSNLAWCHPVIYQRLAAAKTARPNMRIVVIDPRRTMTCDIADLHLAIRPDGDVALFMGLLAHLATSPAIDQNYIGAHTEGFGDAFAAAAALDINDLLERTGLPTMQIREFFRLFETTPKVVTCYSQGVNQSSSGTDKVNAILNCHLATGRIGRPGMGPFSLTGQPNAMGGREVGGLANMLAAHMAIENAEDRDRVQRFWNSPVIAAKPGLKAVDMFQAVADGRIKALWIMATNPVVSMPDADSVESAIAACPFVVVSDILKETDTTRHADVLLPSLGWGEKDGTVTNSERRISRQRPFLDIPGDARADWWQLAEVGRRMGFAAAFEFDAPDAIFAEHAALSAFENNGSRDFDIGARAGINGGAYDELSPFQWPQAAGTEPSITRFFAEGGFFHPDGKARFVAVKPPATDRTNAEYPFTLNTGRIRDQWHTMTRTGKSARLSAHIAEPFAEIHPRDAIEAGISSAGLVEIDSPHGKAIVRALVTDRQARGGIFAPMHWNDQFAAKARIDAVVSPITDPISGQPASKNVAVAVRPFRATHYGFAVSATKPATPDAAYWALAKAAGGWRLELAFAETVEDWTAWCRAVFAIPAEIEPLGYADRQSGDLRLAFFDGEVLLAALFLAREPVAVARNWAISQLSASHGDLRKRFALVAGRPGAGRPDPGATVCSCYSVGVNQIAAAVRGGCHSVEAVGKETSAGTNCGSCRSEIGSIIDRCLAAAAE encoded by the coding sequence ATGGCGGCGGAGGTCAAGACCACCTGTCCCTATTGCGGTGTCGGCTGCGGCGTAATCGCCACGGTCGACCAGGCAGGCGCAGTCAGCGTCAAAGGAGATCCCGAGCATCCGTCGAATTTCGGCCGGCTCTGCTCGAAGGGTTCAGCCCTTGCCGAAACCATCGATCTCGATGGCCGGCTTCTCTATCCCGAGATCGAAGGCAAACAGAGCGGTTGGGACGAGGCGCTTGACCTGGTCGCCCGCCGTTTTTCTGAAACGATCGCCGAACACGGACCTGACGCCGTTGCCTTCTACGTCTCGGGCCAGTTGCTGACCGAGGATTACTATGTCGCCAACAAGCTGATGAAGGGCTTCATCGGCTCCGGCAATATCGACACCAATTCAAGGCTCTGCATGTCCTCTTCCGTGGCGGGGCATCGCCGCGCCTTCGGCGCCGATACGGTGCCCGGGACCTATGAGGATATCGAACTTGCGGATCTGGTGATCCTGACCGGCTCCAACCTTGCCTGGTGTCATCCCGTCATCTACCAGCGGCTTGCCGCCGCAAAGACGGCACGGCCAAACATGCGGATCGTCGTCATCGATCCGCGCCGGACGATGACCTGCGACATCGCCGACCTGCATCTCGCCATCCGTCCTGATGGCGACGTTGCGCTGTTCATGGGACTGCTTGCCCATCTCGCGACTAGTCCGGCAATCGACCAGAATTATATCGGCGCCCATACCGAAGGTTTCGGCGACGCTTTTGCGGCCGCCGCCGCGCTTGATATCAATGATCTCCTGGAACGGACCGGCCTGCCCACCATGCAGATCAGGGAGTTCTTCCGCCTGTTCGAGACGACGCCGAAAGTCGTGACGTGCTACAGCCAGGGCGTCAACCAATCCTCCTCCGGCACCGACAAGGTCAATGCCATCCTCAACTGCCACCTGGCGACCGGCCGCATCGGCCGCCCCGGCATGGGACCGTTTTCGCTGACCGGCCAGCCGAACGCCATGGGCGGGCGCGAAGTCGGCGGTCTCGCCAATATGCTTGCCGCCCATATGGCGATCGAGAATGCCGAAGACCGGGACCGTGTACAGCGCTTCTGGAACTCGCCAGTCATCGCCGCGAAACCCGGCCTGAAGGCGGTCGACATGTTCCAAGCCGTGGCCGACGGACGCATCAAGGCGCTCTGGATCATGGCCACCAATCCCGTCGTCTCGATGCCGGATGCCGACAGCGTCGAAAGCGCGATCGCCGCCTGTCCCTTCGTCGTCGTGTCGGACATCCTCAAAGAGACGGATACGACCCGGCACGCAGATGTGCTTCTGCCCTCGCTCGGCTGGGGCGAGAAGGACGGCACCGTCACCAATTCCGAACGGCGCATTTCAAGGCAACGGCCGTTTCTCGACATTCCCGGCGATGCAAGGGCCGACTGGTGGCAGCTTGCGGAGGTCGGACGCCGCATGGGATTTGCCGCCGCCTTCGAATTTGATGCGCCGGACGCAATCTTTGCGGAGCACGCCGCGCTTTCCGCCTTCGAAAATAACGGCAGCCGCGACTTCGACATCGGCGCGCGCGCCGGCATAAACGGCGGCGCCTACGACGAACTATCGCCCTTCCAGTGGCCGCAGGCGGCAGGGACAGAACCCAGCATCACCCGTTTCTTCGCCGAGGGTGGTTTCTTCCATCCTGATGGCAAGGCGCGCTTCGTCGCGGTCAAACCGCCCGCAACTGATCGCACCAATGCCGAATACCCCTTCACCCTGAATACCGGGCGCATCCGCGACCAGTGGCACACGATGACGCGAACCGGAAAGAGCGCGCGGCTTTCCGCCCATATCGCCGAACCCTTTGCCGAGATCCATCCGCGCGACGCGATCGAGGCCGGTATATCAAGCGCGGGCCTCGTCGAGATCGACAGCCCGCACGGCAAGGCAATCGTCAGGGCGCTGGTGACCGATCGCCAGGCACGCGGCGGCATCTTTGCGCCGATGCACTGGAACGACCAGTTTGCTGCAAAAGCACGAATCGACGCCGTGGTCTCGCCGATAACCGATCCCATTTCCGGTCAGCCGGCATCGAAGAACGTTGCCGTCGCCGTCCGGCCCTTCCGCGCCACCCATTACGGTTTCGCCGTCTCCGCCACAAAACCCGCCACGCCCGACGCCGCCTATTGGGCGCTGGCAAAAGCCGCCGGCGGCTGGCGGCTGGAGCTTGCCTTCGCCGAAACCGTCGAAGACTGGACGGCCTGGTGCCGCGCGGTTTTCGCCATTCCGGCCGAGATCGAACCGCTTGGTTATGCCGACCGGCAATCCGGCGACCTCAGGCTCGCCTTCTTCGATGGCGAGGTCCTGCTTGCCGCGCTATTTCTCGCCCGCGAACCCGTCGCTGTCGCGCGCAACTGGGCGATCTCGCAGCTCTCCGCCTCGCACGGCGACCTCAGGAAACGCTTTGCGCTCGTTGCGGGTCGTCCCGGCGCAGGCAGGCCGGATCCGGGCGCCACCGTCTGCTCCTGCTACAGTGTCGGGGTCAACCAGATCGCGGCTGCCGTGCGCGGCGGATGTCACAGCGTCGAGGCGGTCGGCAAGGAAACCAGCGCTGGAACCAATTGCGGCTCCTGCCGTAGCGAAATCGGCAGCATCATCGATCGCTGTCTTGCCGCAGCCGCGGAGTGA
- a CDS encoding HAD family hydrolase: MSLPMPRGFEKPYAAFLFDMDGTILNSIHAAERVWSDWARRHGLDVATFLPKMHGSRGIDTITRLNLPGVDPEHESKLVTEAEIADVGDVVAIPGAATFLSSLPPDRWAIVTSSPLRLAHRRLEAAGLPVPKFMVTAEDVKVGKPDPQCYILGAERLGVSTQDCLVFEDVAAGITAGEAAGADVMVITATHHQTMETPHPTLSSYDEISVRISPDHRMLIVPNAA; the protein is encoded by the coding sequence TTGTCCCTGCCGATGCCCCGCGGCTTCGAGAAGCCTTATGCCGCCTTCCTGTTCGATATGGACGGCACCATCCTCAATTCGATCCATGCGGCCGAGCGTGTTTGGAGTGACTGGGCAAGGCGCCATGGGCTCGATGTCGCCACCTTTTTGCCGAAGATGCATGGATCGCGCGGCATTGACACGATCACCCGGCTGAACCTGCCGGGAGTCGATCCCGAACATGAATCGAAGCTGGTGACCGAAGCCGAAATCGCCGATGTCGGCGACGTCGTTGCCATTCCTGGCGCCGCGACCTTTCTGAGTTCATTGCCCCCGGATCGCTGGGCGATCGTCACCTCCTCGCCGTTGCGCCTTGCTCACCGGCGGCTGGAGGCGGCAGGCTTGCCGGTGCCGAAATTCATGGTGACGGCGGAGGACGTGAAGGTCGGGAAACCCGACCCGCAATGTTATATTCTGGGAGCTGAGCGCCTCGGCGTCAGTACGCAGGATTGCCTGGTGTTCGAGGATGTCGCAGCCGGCATTACCGCCGGCGAGGCGGCGGGTGCCGATGTCATGGTCATCACGGCAACACATCACCAAACGATGGAGACGCCGCACCCGACGCTTTCATCCTATGACGAGATCTCGGTCCGCATCTCCCCCGATCACAGGATGCTGATCGTCCCGAACGCGGCCTGA
- a CDS encoding cryptochrome/photolyase family protein — translation MATDAAKPVILWFRKDLRLDDNQALTAAHRSGRPIIPLYISEPEAAGTGPLGAAQAWWLHHSLEALDRSLRKRHGRLVLACGEALEVLCAFIRESGAEAVFWNRRYDPSGTSIDIRIKHELEKQAIEARSFGGQLLHEPSRLMTGNGTPYRVYTPFWRALEGDGEPEPPLEAPAKLRLTSQLPKSEMLESWKLLPTKPDWAGDFTDLWTPGEDGAHEKLRAFVEDALDGYKENRDYPARPATSMLSPHLALGEISPARMWDATRGLSQRVPAADIVHFRKEIAWREFSYHLLFHFPRLASANWNDRFDGFEWRNDSGDFEAWCRGMTGYPIVDAGMRQLWRHGWMHNRVRMIVASFLIKDLMIDWRRGEAWFRDTLVDADPANNAASWQWVAGSGADASPFFRIFNPVLQGEKFDPDGDYVRTYVPELRELGAKYIHRPFEAPKGMLDEAGITLGQTYPKPIVDHANARNRALAAYNATRDAA, via the coding sequence TTGGCAACGGACGCGGCAAAACCTGTTATCCTCTGGTTTCGCAAGGACTTGCGCCTTGACGACAATCAGGCACTTACCGCCGCCCATCGCTCCGGGCGGCCGATTATCCCGCTCTATATCAGCGAGCCTGAGGCAGCAGGCACCGGTCCGCTGGGGGCTGCACAGGCCTGGTGGCTGCATCATTCGCTGGAAGCGCTGGACAGGTCGCTGCGCAAGCGGCATGGACGGCTGGTGCTTGCATGCGGCGAGGCGCTCGAAGTGCTCTGCGCCTTTATCAGGGAGAGCGGTGCCGAAGCCGTCTTCTGGAACCGCCGCTACGATCCATCAGGAACGTCGATCGACATCCGTATCAAGCACGAACTGGAAAAGCAGGCGATCGAGGCGAGAAGCTTCGGCGGCCAATTGCTGCACGAACCTTCCCGGCTGATGACCGGCAACGGCACGCCCTATCGCGTCTACACGCCATTCTGGCGCGCACTGGAGGGCGACGGCGAACCGGAGCCACCGCTGGAGGCGCCGGCGAAACTGCGGCTGACATCGCAACTTCCGAAATCGGAAATGCTGGAGAGCTGGAAGCTGCTTCCGACGAAGCCGGACTGGGCAGGCGATTTCACCGATCTCTGGACACCCGGCGAAGATGGCGCGCACGAAAAGTTACGTGCCTTCGTCGAAGACGCGCTCGACGGCTACAAGGAAAACCGAGACTATCCAGCGAGGCCGGCGACGTCGATGCTGTCGCCGCATCTGGCGCTGGGCGAGATATCCCCTGCCCGCATGTGGGATGCCACACGCGGCCTGTCGCAACGCGTGCCGGCAGCCGACATCGTGCATTTTCGCAAGGAGATCGCCTGGCGCGAATTTTCCTATCACCTGCTTTTCCATTTCCCGCGCCTTGCTTCTGCCAACTGGAACGATCGTTTCGACGGCTTCGAATGGCGCAACGACAGCGGAGATTTCGAGGCGTGGTGCCGCGGCATGACCGGCTATCCGATCGTCGATGCCGGCATGCGCCAGCTCTGGCGCCATGGCTGGATGCACAATCGCGTGCGCATGATCGTCGCCTCCTTCCTCATCAAGGATTTGATGATCGATTGGCGCCGGGGCGAAGCCTGGTTCCGGGATACGCTCGTTGATGCCGATCCCGCCAACAATGCCGCAAGCTGGCAATGGGTGGCGGGCTCGGGAGCCGATGCCTCGCCATTTTTCCGCATCTTCAATCCGGTGCTGCAGGGCGAAAAATTCGATCCCGACGGCGACTATGTCAGGACTTACGTGCCGGAGCTTCGAGAGCTCGGGGCAAAATACATCCACCGGCCGTTCGAGGCGCCGAAGGGCATGCTCGACGAGGCCGGCATCACGCTTGGCCAAACCTATCCAAAACCGATCGTCGATCACGCGAACGCCCGAAACCGGGCGCTCGCCGCCTACAACGCAACAAGGGATGCCGCATGA